Proteins encoded in a region of the Atopobium sp. oral taxon 416 genome:
- a CDS encoding shikimate kinase — protein sequence MDTSRHTFGLIGHPLGHSWSPLIHKQLGSTPYDLIELEPDEVEPFLKEGDWKGLNVTIPYKEKAAQLADVTTERVKRTGAANTLVKDKNGRIVAENTDVLGFEYLLERFCTQKLYATSTKQLLQHQDVLVLGSGGASKAVQAALEDLNVHVSVISRRGEDTYATITQKHSHVSLIVNTTPVGMYPNCPKSPLDQETLAAFPELFGVLDVVYNPRRTKLCMLAESIHLPSESGLAMLIAQAFHSSTLFQDKDLDDSLIETIENTIVRETENLILIGMPGSGKTSTGKHLAHLLHRPFLDMDQAFTMEFGISPATFIETKGEASFRELETSLLAKSASRPGMVISCGGGVVTRPENYELLHQNGRIIMLNRPLIGLETDGRPISQRDGIAKLAETRMPLYRGWADFVIRTTGTPKGDVEAILSRLKSSAD from the coding sequence ATGGATACATCCAGACACACCTTCGGCCTGATCGGCCATCCCTTGGGACACAGCTGGTCCCCGCTGATCCACAAACAGTTGGGGTCAACCCCCTATGACTTAATCGAGCTGGAACCAGACGAGGTAGAGCCTTTTCTGAAGGAGGGCGACTGGAAGGGGCTCAACGTCACGATCCCTTACAAGGAAAAGGCGGCACAGCTCGCAGATGTCACCACCGAGCGCGTCAAGCGCACCGGAGCGGCCAATACCTTGGTTAAAGACAAGAACGGGCGCATTGTTGCGGAGAACACCGACGTGCTCGGCTTTGAGTATCTACTGGAGCGCTTCTGCACACAGAAACTCTACGCCACCTCTACCAAACAGCTCCTTCAGCACCAGGACGTGTTGGTCTTAGGATCTGGCGGAGCGAGCAAGGCGGTCCAGGCGGCGCTAGAGGATCTAAATGTACACGTGAGTGTGATCTCCCGCAGAGGTGAGGACACCTATGCCACGATCACCCAAAAACATTCCCACGTCTCCCTGATCGTGAACACCACCCCCGTGGGTATGTATCCTAACTGCCCGAAAAGTCCGCTTGATCAGGAGACCCTCGCCGCGTTTCCGGAGCTATTCGGCGTGCTCGATGTGGTCTACAATCCCCGGCGCACCAAACTGTGCATGCTGGCAGAGTCGATACACCTACCCTCGGAGTCCGGCCTCGCGATGCTCATCGCCCAGGCCTTCCATTCAAGCACCCTCTTCCAGGACAAAGACCTCGACGATTCCCTGATTGAAACGATCGAGAATACGATCGTACGGGAAACCGAGAACCTGATCCTGATCGGGATGCCCGGTAGCGGGAAGACCTCAACCGGCAAGCACTTAGCGCACCTGCTGCACCGCCCTTTCCTCGATATGGACCAGGCGTTCACGATGGAGTTCGGGATCAGCCCTGCCACCTTTATCGAAACAAAGGGTGAAGCGAGCTTCAGAGAATTGGAGACGAGCCTGCTTGCCAAGAGCGCTTCACGCCCCGGCATGGTCATCTCCTGCGGCGGAGGTGTCGTTACCCGTCCGGAAAACTATGAGCTGCTCCACCAGAATGGCCGTATCATTATGCTCAACCGACCTCTGATCGGCCTTGAAACCGATGGGCGCCCCATCTCACAGCGTGACGGGATCGCCAAACTCGCCGAGACGCGCATGCCGCTCT